A stretch of Phragmites australis chromosome 12, lpPhrAust1.1, whole genome shotgun sequence DNA encodes these proteins:
- the LOC133887275 gene encoding GDSL esterase/lipase At4g10955-like, protein MASKVNLHDCFDSSGPKHLVSKGGAGSSINWDNEEHRRCIAACLVKATYVMEKDRPRCRVYNKGLAPPWWESFQFDLREVLKCDSNKNDQFIFGAVFEYLPPAGMRRQPSAPHYVFAFRGTMPLHPKALHDLFNDIKILLNDVPCCKRSQSARNAVKNMLLAKGADSCVVWLAGHSLGASLALDVGRTMMADHGINLKTFLFNPPHVSPLPALDMLHAAEVAKTDLFTGSYMIKAALGATVMRCHKRRMEELFDRLSPWAPELYVHERDPICKGFIDYFEQRQKVEERFRGIAKAAMKLSYRDMLLSFLGSKKERPHLLPSARLWKNTSTSSGLFGSHDLKQWWKSDSELMLSSRRYTYPGA, encoded by the exons CAGGTTCTTCGATTAACTG ggacAACGAGGAGCATCGCAGGTGCATCGCTGCCTGCCTCGTTAAAGCTACTTACGTCATGGAGAAGGATCGACCCAGGTGCAGGGTGTACAACAAGGGGCTCGCGCCGCCGTGGTGGGAGAGCTTCCAGTTCGACCTGCGGGAAGTGCTCAAGTGCGACTCCAACAAGAATGACCAGTTCATCTTTGGCGCCGTCTTCGAGTACCTGCCCCCGGCCGGCATGCGCCGCCAGCCGTCGGCTCCACACTACGTTTTCGCTTTCCGAGGTACCATGCCGCTGCACCCCAAAGCGCTTCATGATCTGTTCAACGACATCAAGATCCTGCTTAACGACGTGCCGTGCTGCAAGCGCTCCCAGAGCGCGCGCAACGCGGTCAAGAACATGCTCCTCGCCAAGGGCGCGGACAGCTGCGTCGTCTGGCTCGCGGGGCACTCGCTCGGCGCGTCGCTGGCGCTAGACGTGGGGCGGACCATGATGGCCGATCACGGGATCAACCTGAAGACATTCCTCTTCAATCCACCGCATGTGTCGCCGCTGCCGGCGTTGGACATGCTGCACGCAGCAGAAGTTGCAAAGACAGATCTGTTCACCGGGAGCTACATGATCAAGGCGGCACTTGGGGCGACGGTTATGAGGTGTCACAAGAGGCGTATGGAGGAGCTGTTCGACCGGCTGTCACCTTGGGCGCCGGAGCTGTACGTGCATGAGAGGGACCCCATCTGCAAGGGCTTCATCGACTACTTCGAGCAGCGGCAGAAGGTGGAGGAGCGCTTCCGCGGCATCGCCAAGGCGGCGATGAAGCTATCATACCGCGACATGCTCCTATCCTTCCTCGGCAGCAAGAAGGAACGGCCACACCTCCTGCCTTCGGCGAGGCTGTGGAAGAACACGAGCACGAGCAGTGGCTTATTCGGCTCGCACGACCTCAAGCAGTGGTGGAAATCGGACAGCGAGCTGATGTTAAGCTCCAGGCGGTACACCTATCCTGGAGCATAA